A stretch of DNA from Cellulomonas fengjieae:
CTTCGGCGTGGGATCGATGATGTCGATGAGCCGCTTGTGAGTACGCATCTCGAAGTGCTCGCGGCTGTCCTTGTACTTGTGGGGCGACCGGATGACGCAGAACACGTTCTTCTCCGTCGGCAGCGGCACCGGACCCACGACCGACGCACCAGCGCGAGTCACCGTGTCGACGATCTTGCGCGCCGAGCTGTCGATGACTTCGTGGTCGTAGGACTTGAGCCTGATGCGGATCTTCTGTCCCGCCATGGCGCTTCTACTTCCCTCTGTTGGAACCGGCCCGTCCGACCCCCGCACTCGGGCGTGTCGCTTGGCGCGACACACCGTTGCGCTGCGTACCGTTTCCGGTACGGGATCGGTGGTTGTTGTCGGGCGCCAACCGCCGGGTACTCCCGGGGTCCAGACGCCGTCCACGTGTGTGAGCCCCGTCGTGTGCTGCGCGCGCTAACGCGCCGCCCTCGACTAGGCAACCTGAACAGTGTGCCAGACGGCGGCCGGGAACTCCAATCGCGTCCGTCACACCCCGGGGGTGCGGGCCGTGTGATGTCGCCCACGACCACCCCCTCCAGTACCGTCCGGCCATGAGCAACCGGACGGCGCAGCTCCTGGTCCCCCTCGCCACCGCAGCCGTCCTCGCGGGCTGCACGCCAGGCGGCGGGACCCCTCCGTCGCCGACGACGACGTCCCCGACCGCGGCGACCTCCACCCCGTCCGCCGGCTCGTCGACCGCGCCGGCGCCCTCCCCCACGTCCGACCCGACCACGGACCCGGCGGCGTCACCGTCCGCGACCACGCTGCCCACGCCCGGTGAGCCGTGCGACCCGGCCGCCGGCTCCCCCGACTGCACCGACGCCACGGTGGACGAGCAGTTCCGCCACATCGAGGGCTACGCGGAGTGCGTGGAGGCTCTGCCCGGCCACGAGTACGGGCTCTGCACGGATCTCGACGGCGACGGCCGGGCGGGGTACCCCGAGTCCCGCTGAGCGGGCACAGCACGCACGAGAAGGGCCCGGGAGCCGAAGCTCCCGGGCCCTTCTGCGGATCAGCTGCCCCGAGGGGCGAGCATCACTTGATGATCTTGATGACCTTGCCCGAGCCGACGGTGCGGCCACCCTCACGGATGGCGAAGCCGAGGCCCTCCTCCATCGCGATGGGCTGGATGAGGTTCACGTGGATCTCGGTGTTGTCACCGGGCATGACCATCTCGGTGCCCTCGGGCAGCGTGATGACGCCGGTGACGTCGGTGGTGCGGAAGTAGAACTGCGGGCGGTAGTTCCCGTAGAACGGGTTGTGACGGCCGCCCTCGTCCTTGGCCAGGATGTAGACCTGACCCTCGAACTCGGTGTGCGGCGTGATCGAGCCGGGCTTGACGACGACCTGGCCGCGCTCGACCTCCTCGCGCTTGGTGCCACGCAGGAGCAGACCGACGTTCTCGCCGGCCTCGGCGTAGTCGAGCAGCTTGCGGAACATCTCGACGCCGGTGACCGTGGTCTTGATCGCCTTCTCCTTGATGCCGACGATCTCCACCTCCTCGTTCACCTTGAGCTTGCCGCGCTCCACGCGACCGGTGACGACGGTGCCACGACCGGTGATCGTGAAGACGTCCTCGATCGGCATGAGGAAGGGCTTGTCGATGTCGCGCACCGGGTCCGGGACGGACTCGTCGACGGCCTCGAGCAGGTCCTCGACGGACTTGACCCAGACCGGGTCGCCCTCGAGCGCCTTCAGGCCGGAGACGCGCACGACGGGGACGTCGTCGCCGTCGAAGCCCTGGGCCGAGAGGAGCTCGCGCACCTCGACCTCGACGAGCTCCAGGATCTCCTCGTCGTCGACCATGTCGGTCTTGTTGAGCGCGACGAGCAGGTACGGCACGCCGACCTGACGGGCGAGCAGGACGTGCTCACGCGTCTGGGCCATGGGGCCGTCGGTCGCCGCGACCACGAGGATGGCGCCGTCCATCTGCGCCGCACCCGTGATCATGTTCTTGATGTAGTCAGCGTGACCGGGAGCGTCGACGTGAGCGTAGTGACGCTTCTCCGTCTGGTACTCCACGTGCGCGATGTTGATGGTGATTCCGCGCTGCTTCTCCTCGGGCGCCTTGTCGATCTCGTCGAAAGGCGTGAAGGGGTTCAGGTCGGGGTACTTGTCGTGCAGCACCTTCGAGATGGCAGCGGTCAGCGTCGTCTTACCGTGGTCGACGTGGCCGATCGTGCCGATGTTGACGTGCGGCTTCGTCCGCTCGAACTTCGCCTTGCCCACTAGGTGTCCTCCTCAGGACTTGGTAGAGATTGGCCGACGGTGCAGCTACCGGACGGTAGCTGCGTGGCGCGGCGTCCTACGGGTCGGTTTGTGTGATGGAACTACAGGTTTCGACCTGTGGGACTTACTCGCCCCGGGTCTTCTTGATGATCTCGTCGGCAACGTTCCGAGGAACCTCGGCGTAGCTGTCGAACTGCATCGAGTACACCGCGCGACCCTGGGTCTTCGACCGCAGGTCACCGACGTACCCGAACATCTCGGAGAGGGGCACCGTGGCGCGGATGACCTTCACGCCCGTTGCGTCCTCCATGGCAAGGATCATGCCGCGACGCGAGTTGATGTCGCCGATGACCTCACCCATGTACTCCTCAGGAGTACGGACCTCGACGGCCATGACCGGCTCGAGGAGAACCGGGTCCGCCTTGCGGACGGCTTCCTTGAGGATCATCGAGCCCGCGATCTTGAACGCCATCTCCGAGGAGTCGACGTCGTGCGCGGCACCGTCGAGCAGGATCGCCTTGACGCCCACGAGCGGGAAGCCCGCGAGGACGCCGAGCTGCATCGCGCTCTGGATGCCGGCGTCGACCGACGGGATGTACTCGCGCGGGATGCGGCCACCGGAGACCTTGTTCGAGAACTCGTACAGCTCGCCCTCGGCGGGGTCCAGCGGCTCGAAGGTCATCTGGACCTTCGCGTACTGGCCCGAGCCACCGGTCTGCTTCTTGTGCACGTAGTCGATCTTCTCGACCGTGCGACGGATCGTCTCGCGGTACGCGACCTGCGGCTTGCCGACGTTGGCCTCGACCTTGAACTCGCGACGCATGCGGTCCACGAGGATGTCGAGGTGGAGCTCGCCCATGCCGCCGATGACGGTCTGGCCGGTCTCCTCGTCGTGCTTGACGCGGAAGGTCGGGTCCTCCTCGGCCAGCTTCTGGATGGCCACGGAGAGCTTCTCCTGGTCACCCTTCGTCTTCGGCTCGATGGCGACGTCGATCACCGGCTCCGGGAACGTCATCGACTCGAGCACGACGGGGTGCGCCGGGTCGCTCAGGGTGTCACCGGTGGTGACGTCCTTGAGACCGATGAACGCGTAGATGTGACCCGCCGTGGCGTCGTCGACCGGGTTCTCCTTGTTGGAGTGCATCTGGAAGAGCTTCCCGATGCGCTCCTTCTTGTTCTTGGTCGAGTTGAGCACCTGGGCGCCCTGCGCCACCTTGCCCGAGTACACCCGGACGTAGGTGAGCTTGCCGAAGAACGGGTGCGAGGCGACCTTGAACGCGAGGGCCGAGAACGGCTCCGTCGCGTCGGGGTGACGCTCGACGACGAGCTCGGGGTCCTTCATGTCGTGGCCCTCGACTGCCGGGACGTCCAGAGGCGTCGGCAGGTAGTCGATGACGGCGTCGAGCATGGGCTGCACGCCCTTGTTCTTGAACGCCGAGCCGCACAGGACCGGGTACGCCGCGCTGGTGATGGTGAGCTTGCGGATGCCGCGCTTGATCTCGGCCTCCGTCAGCTCCTCGCCACCGAGGAACTTCTCGAGCAGCTCGTCGTCCGTCTCGGCGACGGCCTCGAGCAGCGCCGCGCGGTACTGGTCAGCCTTCTCGACCAGGTCCGCGGGGATGTCCTCGACCTCGTACTTCTCGCCCAGGGCGGTCTCGCCGCGCCAGACGAGGGCACGCATGGTGACCAGGTCGACGACGCCGATGAAGTCGTTCTCGGCGCCGATCGGCAGCTGGATGACCAGCGGCTTGGCCTTGAGACGGTTCACGATGGTGTCGACCGTGAAGTAGAAGTCGGCACCCAGCTTGTCCATCTTGTTGACGAAGCAGATGCGCGGGACGTCGTACTTGTCGGCCTGACGCCACACGGTCTCCGACTGCGGCTCCACGCCCTCCTTGCCGTCGAAGACGGCAACGGCACCGTCGAGGACGCGCAGCGAGCGCTCGACCTCGACCGTGAAGTCGACGTGGCCCGGGGTGTCGATGATGTTGATCTGGTTGTCGTGCCAGTAGCAGGTCGTCGCGGCGGACGTGATCGTGATGCCGCGCTCCTGCTCCTGCTCCATCCAGTCCATCGTCGACGCACCGTCGTGGGTCTCACCGATCTTGTAGTTGACCCCGGTGTAGAACAGGATCCGCTCGGTGGTCGTCGTCTTGCCGGCATCGATATGCGCCATGATGCCGATGTTGCGGACCTTCGTGAGGTCCGTCAGCACATCCAGTGCCACGTGAGTTGCCCCTTGTCGGTTGGCTTGGGTGGCGCCACCGGTCCGGCCCGAGGATCGGACCGGCGGCGCAGCGCCCGTGAGTGCCGGGATTACCAGCGGTAGTGCGCGAAGGCCTTGTTGGACTCGGCCATCTTGTGCATGTCCTCACGACGCTTCACCGCGGCACCGAGGCCGTTGGACGCGTCGAGGATCTCGTTCATGAGGCGCTCGGTCATCGTCTTCTCGCGGCGAGCGCGGGAGTAGTCGGTGAGCCAGCGCAGCGCGAGGGTGGTCTGGCGGACCGGACGCACCTCCACGGGCACCTGGTAGGTCGCACCACCGACGCGGCGCGAACGCACCTCGAGCGACGGGCGGACGTTGTCCAGCGCACGCTTGAGCACGACGACCGGGTCGCCCTGCGTCTTCTCACGGACACCCTCGAGGGCGCCGTAGACGATGTGCTCCGCGACGGACTTCTTGCCGTCGAGCAGGACCTTGTTGATCAGCTGCGTGACGACCGGGGACCCGTAGACGGGGTCGACGACGAGCGGCCGCTTCGGGGCCGGACCCTTGCGAGGCATCAGCCCACCTTCTTCGCGCCGTAGCGGCTGCGCGCCTGCTTACGGTTCTTGACGCCCTGCGTGTCGAGGGCGCCTCGGACGATCTTGTAGCGGACACCCGGGAGGTCCTTCACGCGGCCACCGCGCACGAGCACGATCGAGTGCTCCTGCAGGTTGTGACCGACACCGGGGATGTACGCGGTGACCTCGACCTGGCTCGAGAGACGGACGCGCGCGACCTTGCGGAGCGCGGAGTTCGGCTTCTTCGGGGTCGTGGTGTAGACGCGGGTGCACACACCGCGTCGCTGGGGGGAGCCCTTCAGGGCAGGCGTCTTCGACTTGTTCGTCTTCGCCTGCCGGCCCTTGCGGACCAGCTGCTGGATCGTAGGCACTACGTCTCCGTCTGTTGGATGAATCTCTGGTCGACCGGCACCCGTCGCCCTGGACGGCCGGCATGGTCGAGGATCGTCGCCCGTCGTGCGACTACCTCGGAGGTCGTACGTCCCGAACCGACCCCCGCGCCCGGGCGTGTCGCCCCGTACCTCCGCACCGCAGTCCGCAAGGTTGCCTTGGCGGAGAGACGGCGTGGTGGGGGGAACCACCCGATGCCCCGGCTGGACCATCCCCGCAAGGGGCGT
This window harbors:
- the rpsJ gene encoding 30S ribosomal protein S10 is translated as MAGQKIRIRLKSYDHEVIDSSARKIVDTVTRAGASVVGPVPLPTEKNVFCVIRSPHKYKDSREHFEMRTHKRLIDIIDPTPKAVDSLMRLDLPADVNIEIKL
- the tuf gene encoding elongation factor Tu yields the protein MGKAKFERTKPHVNIGTIGHVDHGKTTLTAAISKVLHDKYPDLNPFTPFDEIDKAPEEKQRGITINIAHVEYQTEKRHYAHVDAPGHADYIKNMITGAAQMDGAILVVAATDGPMAQTREHVLLARQVGVPYLLVALNKTDMVDDEEILELVEVEVRELLSAQGFDGDDVPVVRVSGLKALEGDPVWVKSVEDLLEAVDESVPDPVRDIDKPFLMPIEDVFTITGRGTVVTGRVERGKLKVNEEVEIVGIKEKAIKTTVTGVEMFRKLLDYAEAGENVGLLLRGTKREEVERGQVVVKPGSITPHTEFEGQVYILAKDEGGRHNPFYGNYRPQFYFRTTDVTGVITLPEGTEMVMPGDNTEIHVNLIQPIAMEEGLGFAIREGGRTVGSGKVIKIIK
- the fusA gene encoding elongation factor G: MALDVLTDLTKVRNIGIMAHIDAGKTTTTERILFYTGVNYKIGETHDGASTMDWMEQEQERGITITSAATTCYWHDNQINIIDTPGHVDFTVEVERSLRVLDGAVAVFDGKEGVEPQSETVWRQADKYDVPRICFVNKMDKLGADFYFTVDTIVNRLKAKPLVIQLPIGAENDFIGVVDLVTMRALVWRGETALGEKYEVEDIPADLVEKADQYRAALLEAVAETDDELLEKFLGGEELTEAEIKRGIRKLTITSAAYPVLCGSAFKNKGVQPMLDAVIDYLPTPLDVPAVEGHDMKDPELVVERHPDATEPFSALAFKVASHPFFGKLTYVRVYSGKVAQGAQVLNSTKNKKERIGKLFQMHSNKENPVDDATAGHIYAFIGLKDVTTGDTLSDPAHPVVLESMTFPEPVIDVAIEPKTKGDQEKLSVAIQKLAEEDPTFRVKHDEETGQTVIGGMGELHLDILVDRMRREFKVEANVGKPQVAYRETIRRTVEKIDYVHKKQTGGSGQYAKVQMTFEPLDPAEGELYEFSNKVSGGRIPREYIPSVDAGIQSAMQLGVLAGFPLVGVKAILLDGAAHDVDSSEMAFKIAGSMILKEAVRKADPVLLEPVMAVEVRTPEEYMGEVIGDINSRRGMILAMEDATGVKVIRATVPLSEMFGYVGDLRSKTQGRAVYSMQFDSYAEVPRNVADEIIKKTRGE
- the rpsG gene encoding 30S ribosomal protein S7, coding for MPRKGPAPKRPLVVDPVYGSPVVTQLINKVLLDGKKSVAEHIVYGALEGVREKTQGDPVVVLKRALDNVRPSLEVRSRRVGGATYQVPVEVRPVRQTTLALRWLTDYSRARREKTMTERLMNEILDASNGLGAAVKRREDMHKMAESNKAFAHYRW
- the rpsL gene encoding 30S ribosomal protein S12, whose translation is MPTIQQLVRKGRQAKTNKSKTPALKGSPQRRGVCTRVYTTTPKKPNSALRKVARVRLSSQVEVTAYIPGVGHNLQEHSIVLVRGGRVKDLPGVRYKIVRGALDTQGVKNRKQARSRYGAKKVG